The proteins below are encoded in one region of Diorhabda carinulata isolate Delta chromosome 3, icDioCari1.1, whole genome shotgun sequence:
- the LOC130892084 gene encoding ribosome biogenesis protein BRX1 homolog — MGKVQKSKRKIPLTEPEAQVLPPPVRKSEEPLEKKRKWINKQRVLIFASRGINHRDRHLMEDLKKLMPHHKPESKMERSKTLSVINEMCEMKNCNKAILFEGRKKRDLYMWISNVPNGPSVKFLIENVYTMEELKLTGNCLRGSRPLLSFDPVFTEKPHYALLKEIFTQTFGVPKHHPKSQPFFDHVYTFTILDNRIWFRNFQILSEDGALAEVGPRFVFNPVKIFSGSFSGVALWENSNYVSPAKYRNQIKLSAKNKYVNRIQQKVHAAATRPTDSYKLKPLDDIFQEDVLEKVEEYEKEKMTSENTDGVSKKNKVKNVKIGAKQKEKSIKEVNKTVQLIKKKKPIEKAKNKIDKKGKAGKKIKVKINGFLKSSKS; from the exons ATGGGAAAGGTACAGAAAAGCAAAAGAAAAATTCCATTAACTGAACCAGAAGCCCAGGTATTGCCTCCTCCAGTGAGAAAGTCTGAGGAACCATTAGAAAAAAAG CGAAAATGGATAAATAAACAAAGGGTGTTAATTTTTGCATCTCGAGGTATTAATCATAGAGATCGCCATCTAATGGAAGATCTTAAAAAATTAATGCCCCATCATAAACCAGAATCAAAAATGGAACGCTCAAAAACGTTATCTGTAATAAACGAAATGTgcgaaatgaaaaattgtaataaagCTATTCTATTCGAAGGTAGAAAGAAAAGAGATTTGTACATGTGGATTTCCAATGTACCTAATGGACCaagtgtaaaatttttaattgaaaatg tttatacTATGGAAGAACTTAAATTAACAGGTAATTGCCTTAGGGGCTCTAGGCCACTATTAAGTTTTGATCCAGTTTTTACTGAAAAACCACACTATGCTTTGTTGAAAGAAATCTTCACACAAACATTTGGGGTTCCCAAACACCACCCAAAGAGTCAACCGTTTTTTGATCACGTTTACACATTTACAATCTTAGATAATAGGATATGGTTCAGAAATTTCCAGATACTATCAGAAGATGGCGCTTTAGCAGAAGTTGGACCTAGATTTGTATTTAACCCA gtGAAAATATTTTCGGGTAGTTTTAGTGGAGTGGCTCTATGGGAAAATTCAAATTACGTTAGTCCGGCAAAGtatagaaatcaaataaaactttCTGCTAAAAATAAATACGTGAATAGGATTCAACAGAAAGTACATGCAGCAGCAACTCGCCCTACAGATAGCTACAAATTAAAACCTCTAGATGATATATTTCAAGAAGATGTATTAGAAAAAGTAGAGGaatatgaaaaggaaaaaatgacaAGTGAAAATACAGATGGTGTATCCAAAAAGAACAaagttaaaaatgtaaaaattggagctaaacaaaaagagaaaagtataaaagaagttaataaaacagttcaattaattaaaaagaaaaaacctaTTGAAAaggctaaaaataaaatagacaaGAAAGGAAAAGCTGGAAAAAAGATTAAAGTGAAAATTAATGGTTTTCTCAAATCTAGTAAATCTTAG
- the LOC130892087 gene encoding probable rRNA-processing protein EBP2 homolog — translation MSSSDSELSDSDLELQQAFAEGRLKPGFNKVEQAPKQFVNNISGLKQKLEEIKLDLAWIERLDCINAEAPLAPELVAEMLTQEEKRSNELRNNKKLPQFSPKEDPVLNDFKREMMFHRQAQACTLEAIPKLKQMGLPTKRPDDYFAEMAKTDEHMQKIREHLMKKQQQQKRSEHVKQLRQQRKEGKMLQVQTKLQRSQEKKEMLAQVKKVRKGLSKDLEFLDGKGKLSAKKLAEKKKMKDKKFGFGGKKRGMKRNTRDSAGDISEFTNPGKPGKERKFSNKGKGSKQKSGGKGKSGGKQRMGKNRRIQMKAKGKK, via the exons ATGAGTTCTAGTGATTCTGAGTTAAGTGATAGCGATTTAGAG cTTCAACAAGCTTTTGCTGAGGGCCGTCTCAAGCCAGGTTTCAATAAAGTAGAACAGGCTCCTAAACAATTCGTCAACAATATA agcGGCTTAAAACAAAAACTCGAAGAAATTAAACTCGATTTAGCATGGATAGAAAGGCTAGATTGTATAAATGCAGAAGCACCGCTAGCTCCAGAACTAGTCGCTGAAATGTTAACACAAGAAGAAAAGAGAAGCAATGAATTGAGAAACAACAAGAAATTACCTCAGTTTTCACCAAAGGAAGATCCagttttaaatgattttaaaagAGAGATGATGTTTCATAGGCAAGCACAGGCGTGTACTTTGGAAGCTATAcctaaattaaaacaaatggGTCTCCCTACTAAAAG aCCTGATGATTATTTTGCGGAAATGGCAAAAACTGATGAACATATGCAAAAAATTAGAgaacatttaatgaaaaaacaacaaCAGCAAAAGAGGAGCGAACACGTGAAGCAACTTAGACAGCaaagaaaagaaggaaaaatGCTTCAAGTTCAAACAAAATTACAGAGATCacaagaaaagaaagaaatgcTCGCCCAAgttaaaaaagttagaaaaggtTTATCTAAAGATCTGGAATTCCTCGACGGTAAAGGTAAATTATCAGCTAAGAAGTTGGCtgaaaagaaaaagatgaaagaTAAGAAGTTTGGATTTGGTGGCAAAAAGAGAGGAATGAAGAGAAATACAAGAGATAGTGCAGGAGACATAAGTGAATTTACAAATCCTGGAAAACCGGGAAAGGAAAGGAAATTTAGTAATAAAGGTAAAGGAAGTAAACAAAAATCTGGAGGTAAAGGGAAATCGGGAGGTAAACAAAGGATGGGTAAGAATAGGAGGATACAAATGAAGGCGAaagggaaaaaataa
- the LOC130892073 gene encoding PR domain zinc finger protein 10-like, protein MDTIIEGPQDEKGQLQDISIIDTTGWTSQAEQIVNNSTLLYIAVEYVKDYKVVDPNTPVTSQNEVYSEFDSHVSPLDPNMGSVANYSPVYNDSPAEYNPVVIHQLVTQDGAVQNEQFISSLNTSSIDTIPTVLCNNDVRGVSSDYLQMVNSNETNIVTTSNSETLEQKVELLITDETTGISYSVDAQELLVEPCLQDEHQLLESLAPDPILESDLLTLDDRTLKSELNDNLDVCPNDIATVNTEAVNNYINNLSEANESPRLNSYKMVTRPKRNGVDSEDNILSCVYSIIDKPILTRARASLPESYLVLGKATEEDAVFAKKVIPKRTQFGPLEGVLVPADISKLEEDKLVFFIEIDGGLYKIDTNDENNSNWMMFVRQATTFEEQNLIITQENNCIYFTSTTTIMPKQELKVWYSSLYAQYYDLPTFQPIKELSWHCYECPTKFETSEELQIHLDTHDTVKDENIKPRKKKYFHKKIQNDTVECQICHEMFFQYNYNFLKLHINQKHQLPKGTVEEYFTIVNNFKCDKCTSTFRSESLLKIHSYKHNPDTSEEQTNHVCPDCQKKFPGQSQLVLHVMQHAILIKPQPKKYKCSICYSIFSKPERLQKHMVVHGSDDNKPLQCKTCNKRFLTNSALSCHLKTHFIGKKAFECPICKETFDHVLKLKLHVPSHCQNNSFTCPHCNKIFKKYSIIRKHIRAFHCERIHECTNCTKVFPTLDKLRMHLLKHSDHREFLCANCGKQFKRKDKLKEHCKRIHSEERENTIPQDKNTKQIKKCMPKVEPTDFHRFIYKCHSCMVGFKRRGMLVNHLAKRHPDIRPESVPELNLPILQTTRDYYCQYCEKVYKSSSKRKAHILKNHPGAALPPSNRKQGSLQEVSGLPNPTFSQTVGSITTRPQNCKWCHKQYASKAKLLQHQRKKHRELLISEEVKDIPQNNNGIELMNEKIDQKRDDNDAVTEFDKVVENMISGELDYNLEEEGEYCHLAINENESFIETNELENPNSHLYRLLTTANNGMLPPR, encoded by the exons ATGGACACTATTATTGAAGGGCCCCAAGATGAAAAGGGTCAACTACAAGACATTAGTATTATTGATACTACTGGTTGGACTTCGCAAGCAGAACAAATTGTCAACAATTCAACACTTCTATATATAGCa GTTGAATATGTTAAAGATTACAAAGTTGTCGATCCAAATACACCAGTAACTTCTCAAAATGAAGTTTATTCAGAATTTGATTCTCATGTGAGTCCTCTTGATCCTAACATGGGTTCTGTAGCTAATTACAGCCCTGTTTATAATGATTCCCCAGCGGAGTATAACCCAGTAGTAATTCACCAACTTGTAACTCAAGATGGTGCTGTACAAAACGAACAGTTCATTAGTAGCTTGAATACTTCTTCAATTGACACCATACCTACAGTTTTATGTAATAATGACGTTAGAGGAGTCAGTAGCGATTATCTACAAATGGTTAATTCAAATGAAACTAATATCGTAACTACTTCTAATAGCGAAACATTGGAACAAAAGGTAGAACTTTTAATAACTGACGAAACAACAG GAATATCTTATAGCGTCGATGCACAAGAATTATTGGTGGAGCCTTGTCTACAAGACGAACATCAACTTTTAGAATCCTTGGCACCAGATCCGATATTGGAATCAGATCTCCTGACGCTCGACGATAGAACATTGAAATCAgaattaaatgataatttgGATGTATGCCCCAATGATATTGCAACAGTTAATACCGAAGCtgtgaataattatattaataatttatctgaAGCAAATGAATCTCCTAGACTTAATTCTTATAAAATGGTAACTAGACCAAAGAGAAATGGTGTGGACTCTGAAGATAACATAT tatctTGTGTTTATAGTATCATAGACAAACCTATTTTGACAAGAGCCAGAGCATCTCTTCCTGAATCATATTTAGTTCTAGGCAAGGCAACCGAag aagaTGCAGTTTTTGCGAAAAAAGTTATTCCAAAAAGAACACAGTTCGGTCCTCTTGAAGGCGTTCTTGTACCAGCTGATATATCTAAATTAGAAGAAGataaattggtattttttatagaaattgatGGAGGGCTTTATAAGATAGATACGAATGATgaaa ataattcGAATTGGATGATGTTTGTAAGGCAGGCGACGACTTTTGaagaacaaaatttaattataacacaagaaaataattgtatttatttcaccTCAACTACTACAATTATGCCAAAGCAAGAATTAAAG GTTTGGTACAGTAGCCTGTACGCGCAATATTATGATCTACCTACATTTCAACCTATAAAGGAGCTTTCTTGGCATTGTTACGAATGtccaacaaaatttgaaacttccgAAGAATTACAAATCCATCTTGATACACACGATACAGTAAAAGACGAAAATATCAAACccagaaaaaagaaatatttccataaaaagaTCCAAAACGACACTGTTGAATGTCAGATTTGTCACGAGATGTTTTTCCAatacaattacaattttttgaaactcCACATCAATCAAAAACATCAACTACCAAAAGGAACAGTAGAGGAATATTTTACTATAGTAAA CAATTTTAAATGTGACAAATGCACTAGTACTTTCAGATCtgaaagtttattgaaaattcacagTTACAAACATAATCCCGATACATCTGAAGAACAAACGAACCATGTATGTCCggattgtcaaaaaaaatttcctggTCAATCTCAATTAGTGTTGCACGTCATGCAACACGCCATATTAATCAAACCGCAACCAAAAAAGTACAAGTGTTCAATTTGTTACAGTATATTTTCGAAACCCGAACGATTACag AAACACATGGTTGTTCATGGTTCGGACGATAACAAACCTCTACAATGTAAAACGTGCAATAAAAGATTCTTAACTAATTCGGCTTTATCTTGTCATTTGAAAACTCATTTTATTGGAAAGAAAGCTTTCGAATGTCCGATATGTAAAGAAACGTTCGACCACGTGTTAAAACTAAAACTGCACGTTCCCAGTCATTGTCAAAATAATTCTTTCACATGTCCCcattgcaataaaatttttaaaaagtacagTATTATAAGGAAACACATAAGGGCATTCCATTGCGAAAGGATTCACGAATGTACGAATTGTACCAAAGTTTTTCCCACATTGGATAAATTGAGGATGCATTTGCTTAAACATTCCGATCACAGAGAATTTTTGTGCGCTAATTGCGGAAAACAATTCAAAAGGAAAGACAAATTAAAGGAGCATTGTAAAAGGATTCATTCCGAGGAGAGGGAGAATACTATTCCGCAAGATAAAAATACAAAGCAAATTAAAAAGTGTATGCCAAAAGTTGAACCTACAGATTTTCAcagatttatatataaatgtcATAGTTGTATGGTTGGATTTAAACGAAGAG gAATGCTTGTAAACCACTTAGCTAAGAGACATCCGGACATTAGACCTGAATCGGTTCCAGAGCTTAATTTACCAATTTTGCAAACTACCCGTGATTATTATTGCCAGTATTGCGAGAAAGTTTACAAGAGTAGCTCTAAGAGAAAAGcgcatattttgaaaaatcatccCGGCGCAGCGTTACCTCCGAGCAATAGAAAACAAGGTTCCCTTCAAGAAGTTTCTGGTCTTCCCAATCCCACTTTTTCCCAAACGGTCGGTAGTATCACCACCAGACCTCAAAATTGTAAATGGTGTCACAAGCAGTACGCGAGTAAGGCAAAATTATTACAAcaccaaagaaaaaaacatcGTGAACTACTAATCAGTGAGGAAGTTAAAGATATTCCTCAAAATAATAACGGAATTGAATTAATGAACGagaaaattgatcaaaaaagaGACGATAATGATGCCGTTACAGAATTCGATAAAGTTGTAGAAAATATGATTAGCGgtgagctggattacaatttggAAGAAGAAGGAGAGTATTGTCATTTAGCTATCAATGAAAATGAGAGTTTTATTGAAACTAACGAATTGGAAAATCCAAATTCTCACTTATACCGTTTATTGACAACAGCCAACAATG gaaTGTTACCACCTCGTTGA
- the LOC130892079 gene encoding uncharacterized protein LOC130892079, with product MSEHQDIILEDTRVSENEDFEKINKLHNSTCTKKYAKVLDWKNELFWKDLPNPKNNSFNKKIKASKSEYVSIQTLDLLFGDVLPKLLDNKPTTMNLNDETKYLLQKYFDIWKNAVLLKRDLVKERENEQNQQLKLEALIKKLKKRNRKNEKLKKLEDSKSVESFLEKPKHIFKETSTIYKNRYDAQKTIIQMQKAKLEEQSKIIQDLKVGIISDDLLKSIENTKTNIREIFGNCSTKIKYKIPLILSDESRFLVNSHKVPKIVQKLEHRALERAQNREMILERKRIFEEARQKMLQEAIEKKRVLEEEEKRRSLELMKERRQKELEAKKIRQANKQKYMEKLNKAVGFHNKLLLKQNLRNLFKNILIARKNNFVAVEHYQHKTMKKCFDNWQILVESTYKLKYQKADAHFEYVLLRTSLKIWQKVRFESIRNMQVAEDFFDFRLTSNIFIHWNRYVCIQYMREHKNLKIAETHFKRRLLFHYFYLWRSLKTVNELEKAKELKKAKWRSKVWEILPDYKPPEDF from the exons atgtctgAGCATCAAGATATTATATTAGAAGATACGag aGTTTCAGAAAATgaggattttgaaaaaataaataaattacacaattctacatgtactaaaaaatacgCAAAAGTTCTAGATTGGAAAAACGAATTGTTCTGGAAAGATTTACCTAATCcgaaaaataatagttttaataaaaaaattaaagcttCGAAATCTGAATATGTCTCTATACAAACTTTGGATTTATTATTTGGAGATGTATTGCCAAAACTTTTAGACAATAAACCAACAACAATGAATTTAAATGATGAaacgaaatatttattacaaaaatattttgatatatggaAAAATGCGGTATTATTGAAACGAGACCTCGTTAAAGAAAGAGAAAATGAGCAAAATCAACAATTGAAGttagaagcattaataaaaaaattgaagaagcgaaatagaaaaaatgaaaaattgaaaaaactagaagattCCAAATCTGTCGAAAGTTTTCTCGAAAAAcccaaacatatttttaaagaaacttCCACTATTTACAAAAATAGGTACGACGCACAAAAAACTATCATTCAAATGCAAAAGGCCAAACTTGAAGAACAAAGTAAAATAATACAAGATTTGAAAGTAGGTATAATCAGTGACGATCTACTTAAATctatagaaaatacaaaaactaatattcgcgaaatatttggtaattgttccacaaaaatcaaatacaaaattcCTTTGATCCTATCAGACGAATCAAGATTTTTAGTAAATTCACATAAAGTCCcgaaaattgttcaaaaactagAGCACAGAGCTTTAGAACGAGCTCAAAATCGCGAAATGATTTTAGAAAGGAAGCGAATATTTGAAGAAGCCCGACAAAAAATGTTACAAGAAGCAATCGAGAAGAAAAGAGTactagaagaagaagaaaagagaaGAAGTTTGGAGTTGATGAAAGAGAGACGACAAAAAGAGCTGGAAGCCAAAAAGATTAGACAagcaaataaacaaaaatacatgGAAAAATTGAACAAAGCTGTTGGTTTCCACAATAAACTGTTACTCAAACAAAATTTGAGGaatctttttaaaaacattctaaTTGCTAGAAAGAATAATTTCGTTGCGGTGGAACATTATCAACacaaaactatgaaaaaatgtttcgataATTGGCAAATTTTGGTAGAGAGTacttacaaattaaaatatcaaaaggcCGATGCGCATTTTGAGTATGTACTGTTGAGGACAAGCTTGAAAATCTGGCAGAAG GTACGCTTTGAAAGTATAAGAAATATGCAAGTAGctgaagatttttttgattttcgtTTAACGAGTAACATATTTATCCACTGGAATCGTTACGTTTGTATTCAGTATATGAGAGagcataaaaatttgaaaatagccGAGACTCATTTTAAAAG ACGGTTGTTATTCCATTACTTCTACCTCTGGAGATCCTTGAAGACCGTTAATGAGCTTGAAAAAGCTAAAGAACTGAAAAAAGCGAAATGGCGTTCAAAAGTATGGGAGATATTACCAGATTATAAACCTCCAgaagatttttaa
- the LOC130892077 gene encoding guanine nucleotide-binding protein-like 3 homolog — protein sequence MAKFHLRKKSKRQPARLRYKIEKKVREHNRKVKKESKKNPKKANKIIQVPNICPFKEDILKEVEALKKQKEEEKQKLKEAARLEKQKQKEEQKKEKLSTGLQGLVANAEIRNKLHEHLTPEENTKVQESNSENSLKQYYKEFKKVIEAADVILEVVDARDPLGTRCKQVEQAVLDLKGNKRLVLVLNKADLVPRDILDQWLKYLKKTTPAIAFKASTQNQSKKLGQKKLTKNSKVLQSSNCVGAELLLSLLANYCRNKGIKTSIRVGVVGLPNVGKSSIINSLKRSRACNVGATPGVTRAMQEVQLDSKIKLLDSPGIVFTSGNDSSASLRNAVRISALTDPITPANAILQRVTKQQMMEMYDITEYSTPEEFYSLKAARTGRFKKGGVPDAVAAARSLLEDWNNGKIKYYTLPPEEPQKDVHISASIVNEIAKEFDLDSFETMETDVLNKIEKESDSKTKAFLLESLGPVDSIEDPVEEMEEDVVDDKKLISASTNVVSTKKKQKQKGTPRVKKVNPEMELEGNQQLNQIKKKQFKKEKKDRRRRDKVAQQLSIGLDNFSLNGTKDKDKLENYDFDTDFVSK from the exons ATGGCGAAGTTTCATTTAA gaaaaaaatcaaaacgacAGCCCGCACGTTTAAGATACAAAATCGAGAAGAAAGTACGAGAACACAATCGAAAAGTAAAGAaggaatcgaaaaaaaatccGAAAAAGGCTAACAAGATTATACAGGTCCCGAATATATGTCCCTTCAAAGAAGATATTCTTAAAGAAGTGGAAGCGCTCAAGAAACAAAAGGAGGAAGAAAAGCAAAAATTAAAGGAAGCGGCAAGATTggagaaacaaaaacaaaaagaagaacaGAAAAAAGAGAAACTTTCGACCGGTCTTCAAGGCCTAGTAGCTAATGCCGAAATACGAAACAAATTACATGAACACCTCACACCAGAAGAAAATACTAAAGTCCAGGAATCCAACAGTGAAAATTCGCTCAAGCAATATTATAAGGAAttcaaaaaagttattgaagCTGCTGATGTTATTCTTGAAGTAGTAGACGCTAGAGATCCACTAG gTACTAGATGTAAACAGGTCGAACAAGCAGTTTTAGATTTGAAAGGAAACAAAAGATTAGTTTTAGTTTTGAACAAAGCTGATTTAGTACCTAGAGATATTCTAGATCAGtggttaaaatatttgaaaaaaactaccCCAGCTATCGCGTTCAAAGCTTCTACTcaaaatcaaagtaaaaaattagGTCAAAAGAAATTAACTAAAAACAGCAAAGTTTTACAAAGTTCTAATTGTGTTGGAGCAGAATTATTGTTATCCCTACTAGCCAATTATTGCCGTAACAAGGGTATCAAAACTTCTATTAGAGTAGGAGTGGTAGGATTACCAAATGTAGGAAAAAGTTCAATCATAAACAGTTTAAAAAGATCAAGAGCATGTAACGTTGGTGCAACACCAGGTGTTACCAg AGCTATGCAAGAAGTGCAACTAGATtcaaaaatcaaacttttagaTTCTCCCGGTATTGTATTTACTTCTGGAAATGATAGTAGCGCTTCTTTAAGAAATGCTGTGCGCATTTCTGCCCTAACTGATCCTATTACACCAGCAAACGCCATTTTACAGAGAGTTACCAAGCAGCAAATGATGGAAATGTATGACATTACTGAATATAGTACTCCAGAG gaatTTTATAGTCTTAAAGCTGCAAGAACAGGTAGATTTAAGAAAGGTGGTGTACCAGATGCAGTAGCAGCAGCTAGAAGTCTATTAGAAGATTGGAAtaa tggaaaaatcaaatattacaCTTTGCCTCCCGAAGAACCTCAAAAGGACGTTCACATTAGCGCTTCTATCGTTAATGAAATAGCAAAAGAATTTGACTTAGATAGTTTCGAAACCATGGAAACTGATGTTTTAAATAAGATAGAAAAAGAATCAGACTCCAAAACGAAAGCATTTTTGTTGGAAAGCTTAGGTCCAGTAGATTCGATAGAAGATCCTGTAGAAGAAATGGAAGAAGATGTAGttgatgataaaaaattg ATAAGTGCTTCAACAAATGTCGTTTCGACAAAGaagaaacagaaacaaaaagGTACCCCAAGAGTTAAGAAGGTGAATCCCGAAATGGAACTGGAAGGAAATCAACAACtcaatcaaattaaaaagaagCAAttcaaaaaagagaaaaaggaTAGGAGACGTAGGGATAAAGTGGCCCAACAATTATCTATAGGattagataatttttcattgaacgGCACtaaagataaagataaattggaaaattatgattttgatacagattttgtttcaaaataa
- the LOC130892075 gene encoding rho-related BTB domain-containing protein 1, translating into MSAPSWSWGMDNEQPHQELVKCVVVGDTAVGKTRLICARACNKQVSLAQLLATHVPTVWAIDQYRIYKDVLERSWEVVDSVNVSLRLWDTFGDHEKDRRFAYGRSDVVLLCFSINSPISLRNCRLMWYPEIRRFCPSTPVILVGCKSDLRYMYRDEAYLSYFRDRSPFVRATRKSDLVMPDEARDVARELGLYYYETSVLTYYGVNEVFENAIRAALIARRAQRFWMTNLKKVQRPLLQAPFKPPPPLKPEIHIAPGSYGDHLQHLWLSRIHTDVVLVVGSMGFPAHRFILAACSRAFYRLLTADLLARSTSDSSMVSSLGDFADETECLVRAEQKTCKRRASCQALPTARELDHPAFQCIRNVQPEGQTVVTLSKLVTPDAMHQCLQFAYTGTVDRSALNLRETREAAEFLELPQLLVLLTKHPFVAPDPPDESYENFLKRRLQDICLDQGVFADVIFELDDGVCTAHKAMLAARCDVMKAMFRGDFRESQAKVIEFPGVREYTFHKLLCFLYTDEVPEVSAVRCVNLLELANRLCLPRMVNLVEKRVIEDLETLQPSEAIEQCLRLLEPVKLHNGHQLADWCMNHLCINYNKLCRMSPRSLRLLHPDNQAYLIEHRWPPVWYLKDYDYYQKCLAERDKELKPASNTSSSCLCFSRKSESDPALSSSQL; encoded by the exons ATGTCGGCGCCGTCGTGGTCTTGGGGAATGGATAATGAACAACCCCACCAGGAGTTAGTCAAATGTGTGGTGGTTGGCGATACAGCCGTCGGTAAAACTCGACTAATTTGCGCTCGTGCTTGCAACAAACAAGTTTCTTTGGCTCAATTATTAGCTACTCACGTACCCACAGTATGGGCTATCGATCAATATCGGATCTACAAGGACGTTTTGGAGAGATCATGGGAAGTAGTGGACAGCGTCAACGTCAGTTTGAGGTTGTGGGATACTTTCGGAGATCACGAAAAAGACAGAAGATTTGCGTACGGGAGATCAGACGTG GTACTATTATGCTTCAGCATCAACAGTCCCATATCCCTGAGGAATTGTCGATTGATGTGGTATCCGGAAATTCGTCGTTTTTGTCCCAGTACTCCCGTCATTTTAGTAGGATGCAAGAGCGACTTGCG GTACATGTACCGCGACGAAGCGTATCTGAGTTATTTCAGAGACCGCAGTCCATTCGTACGGGCGACACGAAAAAGCGATCTGGTGATGCCGGACGAAGCTCGAGACGTCGCCAGAGAGCTCGGTCTCTATTATTACGAAACTTCGGTACTTACTTATTACGGAGTTAACGAAGTATTCGAAAACGCTATAAGAGCCGCTCTCATCGCCAGAAGAGCGCAACGGTTTTGGATGACAAATTTGAAGAAAGTGCAAAGGCCGTTATTACAG gcACCGTTTAAACCACCTCCTCCTTTAAAACCCGAAATTCATATCGCTCCAGGATCTTACGGAGATCACTTGCAACATCTTTGGTTAAGTAGGATTCACACCGATGTCGTATTAGTAGTAGGATCCATGGGATTCCCAGCGCATCGTTTTATTCTGGCAGCGTGTAGTAGAGCTTTCTATAG actTTTGACGGCGGATTTACTGGCTCGTAGCACTAGCGATTCCAGCATGGTTAGTTCCTTAGGTGATTTCGCAGATGAAACCGAATGCCTCGTCAGGGCTGAACAGAAAACGTGCAAGAGAAGAGCTAGTTGTCAAGCTTTACCTACTGCCAGAGAATTAGACCATCCAGCATTTCAATGCATCAGGAACGTTCAACCAGAAGGACAGACGGTTGTTACTTTAAGTAAACTAGTAACTCCTGATGCGATGCATCAATGTCTTCAGTTCGCTTATACTGGCACGGTAGACAGGAGCGCTTTGAATTTACGG GAAACAAGGGAAGCGGCCGAATTTCTCGAACTGCCTCAACTGTTGGTTCTACTAACCAAACACCCGTTCGTAGCGCCCGATCCTCCCGACGAAAGCTACGAGAATTTTCTCAAAAGAAGATTACAGGACATCTGTTTGGATCAAGGGGTTTTCGCCGACGTCATATTCGAATTAGACGATGGCGTATGCACCGCTCACAAAGCTATGTTGGCTGCCAGATGCGACGTGATGAAAGCAATGTTCAGAGGAGATTTTAGAGAGAGCCAAGCTAAAGtg atcgAATTTCCAGGAGTTAGAGAATACACGTTCCACAAATTACTTTGTTTTCTATACACGGACGAAGTACCAGAAGTATCAGCCGTTCGATGCGTCAATTTACTAGAACTAGCGAACAGATTATGCCTACCAAGGATGGTAAATTTGGTAGAAAAGAGAGTTATAGAGGATTTGGAAACGTTACAACCGTCTGAGGCGATCGAACAATGTTTAAGACTGTTAGAACCGGTTAAG tTGCATAATGGACATCAGCTAGCAGATTGGTGCATGAACCACTTATGCATTAATTACAACAAGTTATGCAGGATGTCCCCTCGAAGTTTACGTCTATTACACCCCGATAACCAGGCTTATTTGATAGAACATCGTTGGCCGCCGGTTTGGTATCTTAAAGACTATGATTACTACCAAAAATGTTTGGCGGAACGCGATAAAGAACTGAAACCGGCCAGTAATACGAGTTCGAGTTGTTTGTGTTTTTCTCGTAAATCAGAGTCGGACCCGGCGTTATCCTCGAGCCAACTCTGA